In Phlebotomus papatasi isolate M1 chromosome 1, Ppap_2.1, whole genome shotgun sequence, the following proteins share a genomic window:
- the LOC129798712 gene encoding juvenile hormone esterase-like: MFRLVFLAVSLVALTGALPTTKDVSLNDRPTIHTTTGWLQGTTESCGLFCSYYSFKGIPYAAPPTGQNRFRAPRPHPGWSGTRDASEHGASCPSGSRLSRVVSEDCLFLNIYSQDLVGRRAVMVWIHGGSFSGGNGDSFTYGPDHIVDDNVVMVTINYRLGALGFLSTEDHHAPGNYGMKDAIMALRWLRANIGNFGGDPDNITIFGESAGGAAVHYLLLSPSARGLFDKAISQSGSALNPWAFQTNPRDVAFQLARDLGFNNIQTTEQLINTLRNVDPMALVEATPGSMDYDIPRGLSPIPFVPCVDPPGTTGDEVFLPRHPMDIMTDGSFNHVPYITGYTSAESLVMIRELLLDPSVFPTINANPELKVPFWWNVPPGSAAAQSISSQIADFYWGGVPLHNDIREQWTHYLSDLMFLTGIDRTARLHAIGQPQPVFYYRFSFDGSLNLIKRLALLTAYPGAVHADDIFYLFSVTSIPPPLLPSNEAIMTRRRMVRLWTNFARFGHPTANQDAIIQVNWSRVAGTQEFLDIDTELRFDRHPNQARMDFWARLEAQYAQ, encoded by the exons ATGTTCAGATTGGTGTTTCTTGCCGTGAGTCTTGTGGCTCTTACTGGGGCTTTGCCCACGACAAAAGATGTATCTCTGAAT GATCGTCCGACAATTCACACAACCACAGGATGGCTTCAGGGAACGACTGAGTCTTGTGGTCTATTCTGCAGTTACTACAGTTTCAAAGGAATCCCCTATGCTGCCCCTCCGACTGGACAGAATCGTTTTAGGGCACCTAGACCACACCCTGGATGGTCTGGTACAAGAGATGCTTCTGAGCATGGTGCCAGTTGTCCATCTGGATCCCGTCTCAGTCGTGTTGTTAGTGAAGATTGCCTCTTCCTCAAT ATCTACTCCCAAGATCTCGTCGGACGTCGTGCTGTAATGGTTTGGATCCACGGAGGATCTTTCAGCGGTGGCAACGGAGATTCCTTCACCTACGGTCCTGACCACATTGTGGACGACAATGTCGTCATGGTGACCATCAATTACCGTTTGGGTGCTCTTGGATTCCTCAGTACTGAAGATCATCACGCTCCTGGTAACTACGGTATGAAGGATGCCATTATGGCCCTTCGTTGGCTTCGTGCCAACATTGGAAACTTTGGTGGTGACCCGGACAACATTACAATCTTTGGGGAGAGTGCTGGTGGCGCAGCTGTTCATT ATCTTCTACTATCCCCAAGTGCTCGTGGCCTCTTCGATAAAGCCATCTCACAGAGTGGTTCAGCTCTAAATCCTTGGGCTTTCCAgacaaat CCTCGTGATGTAGCTTTCCAACTGGCCAGAGATTTGGGATTCAACAACATCCAGACAACTGAGCAATTGATCAACACTCTGAGGAATGTTGATCCCATGGCTCTTGTTGAAGCTACTCCCGGATCTATGGACTAT GATATTCCCCGTGGTCTCAGCCCAATCCCCTTCGTACCCTGTGTCGATCCCCCAGGTACCACTGGTGATGAAGTTTTCCTACCGAGACATCCAATGGACATCATGACCGACGGATCCTTCAATCACGTTCCCTACATCACCGGCTACACATCTGCTGAGAGTCTCGTAATGATTCGTGAATTGCTTCTAGATCCCAGTGTTTTCCCTACCATCAATGCCAATCCTGAACTAAAAGTGCCCTTCTGGTGGAATGTACCACCCGGAAGCGCTGCCGCTCAGTCAATTTCTAGCCAAATTGCCGACTTCTACTGGGGCGGAGTTCCTCTACACAATGACATTCGCGAGCAATGGACTCACTACCTTTCCGATCTTATGTTCCTCACCGGAATTGATCGGACAGCACGTCTTCACGCAATCGGTCAACCTCAGCCCGTTTTCTACTATCGCTTCAGCTTCGACGGTAGTCTCAATCTTATCAAGAGACTCGCACTACTAACAGCCTATCCGGGAGCCGTACATGCTGATGACATTTTCTACCTATTCTCCGTTACTAGCATTCCACCACCACTTCTACCTTCCAACGAAGCCATTATGACCCGTAGACGAATGGTACGTCTATGGACCAACTTTGCCCGATTTGGTCACCCAACGGCCAATCAAGATGCCATAATTCAAGTTAACTGGTCACGTGTGGCTGGAACTCAAGAGTTCCTCGACATTGACACCGAACTCAGATTTGATCGCCATCCCAATCAAGCCCGAATGGACTTCTGGGCTCGCTTGGAGGCACAATACGCTCAGTAA